GCGCAACAGAAGAAGCACAACGCCGACAAGAGGCCGAAAAACTCGCAGCAACTGAAGCACAACGCCGACAGGATGCTGAAATAGAATTAGAAAAACTCCGGACACAACTTGCGAACCTTCAAAGTCAATAGCTCAGTTAAAAGCAGTACGCACACGCCATGTGCAGTAATCCGTTGAGGCAGTAAATTAAAACATACAAATAAATGTGAAGGGAAATTAGATGATCCCAGAAAACTTAAAATACATGGAAAGCCATGAATGGGCAAGACAAGAAGACGATATTGCCACTATCGGTATCAGCGACTACGCGCAATCTGAAATTCAGGATATTGTCTACGTCGAATTGCCAGAAGTCGGCGCAGAGCTCACACAGAAAACCGAGTTCGGTGTCATAGAATCTGTCAAAGCAGCGTTTGACCTTTATGCACCGGTCAGTGGCGAAGTGATCGAGGTCAATGAATCGCTCCTTGACGCGCCGGAACAGGTGAATGAATCTCCTTATGATGACGGGTGGTTTCT
Above is a window of Candidatus Poribacteria bacterium DNA encoding:
- the gcvH gene encoding glycine cleavage system protein GcvH; this encodes MIPENLKYMESHEWARQEDDIATIGISDYAQSEIQDIVYVELPEVGAELTQKTEFGVIESVKAAFDLYAPVSGEVIEVNESLLDAPEQVNESPYDDGWFLKIKMTDPSELDALLDADGYQAHIEVEHA